GGCTCGCGGCCGTGCTTGCGGTTGCAGTAGCTGGGGATCAGTTCCATCGGGCCCGGGCGATAGAGCGCGTTGGCGGCGATGAGGTCTTCGAGGCGGTCGGGGGCCATCTTCATCAGAAGGTCCTGCATGCCGCCCGATTCGAACTGGAACACGCCGCGCGTCTCACCGCGGCAGAAGAGGTCGAGCACCTTGCGGTCGGTGATGTCGATCTTCTCGATGTCGAAGTCGTCCGGCAGCCGGCCGTTCTCCTTGGCCAGCTTCACCGCCCGCGTGATGACCGACAACGTGCGCAGGCCCAGGAAGTCCATCTTCAGCAAACCGCACTTCTCAGCGATCGGGCCTTCGAACTGCGTGAGGATGTTGTCGTCGGAATCCTTGTACAGCGGCACCAGCTCGTCGAGCGGCATGTCGGCAATGATGACGCCGGCCGCGTGCATGCCGGCGTTGCGGCAGAGGCCTTCGAGCTGCTTGGCGAGGTCCATCACCTGGTTGATCACCGGGTTGCTGTTGACCAGTTCGCGCAGCTCGGGCACGTCCTTGATCGCCTTTTCCAGCGTCATGCCGGGCGTGCCGGGGATGAGCTTCGTCAGCTTGTCGATGTCCGCCAGCGGCACGCCCATCACGCGGCCAACGTCCTTGCACGCCGCCTTGGCCGCGAGGGTGCCGAAGGTGATGATCTGGGCGACGTGGCCGTACTTGTTGCGCACGTAATCGATCACGCGCCCGCGGCCGTCCTGGCAGATGTCGATATCGATATCGGGCATTTCCTTACGGCTGGGGTCCATGAACCGCTCGAACAGCAGCCCGTACGTCAACGGATCGACGTTGCACAGCCCCAGCAGGTATCCCACCATCGTCCCGACACCGCTACCGCGGGCGCCGACCGGAATGCCGTTGTCGCGCGCGTAGTTGCAGAAGTCCCAGACGATCAGGAAGTAGCTGCAGAAGTTTTTGCTGATGATGACGGTCAGCTCTTTTTCCAGCCGATCGCGCACGGCCTGAGAGACGTCGGTGGTGCCGTAGCGCCACAGCAGGCCATCTTCGCAGAGCTGGCGGAGGTAAAGTTCGTCGTCGGATTTGGTCGGAGTGGCGAGGGCACCATCGATGCCGTCTTGCATGGCCGTGGCATGGGCGTCTCGCCCATGCGGGTCAGCAGGCAAAGAAATTCCATTTGTGGCAGCGGCTTGATCGGTCGGATCGGCTAAAACAACGCCTTCCGCGCCGGCCACATGCATGGGCGAGACGCCCATGCCACGGTTGCGCAGCTTCTCCGTCGGCACCTTGTAGACCGGGGCGTACTGCTTCGTGAAGTCCAGCTCCACGTTGCACATCTGGGCGATGCGCACCGTGTTGTCCATCGCGCCGGGGAACTGGCCGATCGCGGCCTGCATTTCGTCGGCGCTCTTCAGGTACAGTTCGGTCGGGTACTTGAGCCGGTTCTCGTCGTTCAACAGACGGCCCATGCTGATGCAGCAGAGCACGTCGTGCGCGTGATGGTCTTCCTTCTTCAGGAAGTGGACGTCGTTCGTTCCCACCAGCCCCACGCCGAGCTTATTGGCGACCTCGACCAGTTCGGGATTGACCTGGTCCTGTTCCTTGATGTGCTTCTGAACTTCAATGAAGAAGCGATCGGGCGCGAAGATCTTCGCGTACGTCTCGGCCGCCTCTTTGGCGAACTTCCAGTCGCGGCGCTTCAGCAGTGCGCTGGCGACCTCGCCACCCAAACAGGCGCTGGTGCCGATCAGGCCACGGCTGTGTTCCTTCAGAATCTCTTTGTCGATGCGCGGCTTGTAATAGAACCCCTCGCGATACGCCCGGCTGCTGAGCCGGATGAGGTTCTTGTACCCCTCGAAATTCTCGGCCAGCAGCAGCAGGTGGTACGCCGTCTCACCCGCGTTGCCACTGCGGTCATCGCGGGCGCCGGGGGCGATGTAGGCCTCCATGCCGATGATCGGCTTGATGCCTTCCTTCCTGCAGTCGTTGTAGAACTCGATCACGCCGAACATGTTGCCATGGTCGGTGATGGCCAGGCTGTCCATCCCCAGCTCTTTGGCGCGCTTGGCGAGCTTCGACGTCTTGCAGGCCCCGTCGAGCAGCGAGTAATGCGTGTGAACGTGCAGGTGACAGAACTTCGAGCTCATGCGGCCATCCGTGGTGTACAACGTCTTCGTCCCACCCACACGCAACTCCAGCGCAGGCGAACGGTTGCCAATCGAGTTATCACGCGTCCTTGAGACGTCCCTGAGCAGAGCGGCCGAGAGGAACGACACGACCGCGGGCGACGCCATCCTTGGCCCATGCCCAAGGTGCGTTATAGCAGGTGAACGGTTACCGAACAACGGGGGATCGAATCCGCGACAACACACACGCGCAGGATCCAGCAAATCCGGCCAGCGATTGCGGGTCCCCACTCCCGATCGTATCTCGCGTGAGAACGAGGGACGGCGACGCCGGGAAACATTCCCTTGGCGGCGTTGACGCGAATGCGCGCCTCCAGAACGCCGTCCGTCAGCTTCAGCCTTCCCGCCTTCACACCAGCGGAATCAGCGCTGAAGTCGGCACGGTTTGCTTGCTCATCGTCGGGCTGGACCATAGCAGGCGCATGATGGCGTGGCCCGTGCTTTCCATGTAGTCGATGCGGATGTCGTTCTCGATGCCGGCGGCCAGCGCGATGGTGGCCGAGCGTTCTCGCACGGAGCCGTTGGTCCAGAGGTCGATCAGCAGCTTGCCGTTGATCCAGAGGCGCACGCGATCGTCGGCCTGCGTGTGGAACGTGTAGGTCTGCGACGTCGGCGCGACGATCTTGCCGACCCAGCGCACGGCGAACGTGTCGCCGCCGATGTCGGGGGCGGGCGAGTTGTAGCCCCAATTGAAGTTCACGGTGGAATCGAGGCGCGTGATGCTCTTCCCGGTGAAGTCGGCGTTGTCGTAGTAGGTGGCCTGCAAGCCACTGGGGCGGAGCACCGACGGCGTCAGCCGGCTGCTGGGGACCGCCTGCTTCGACTGCGACGAGCTGGACCAGAGCAGTCGCATCACCGCGTGGCCGGTGTTCTCCACGTAATCCACGCGAATGGGATAGGCGACGCCGGCGGTAAGCGCGATGGTGGCCGAGCGTTCGCGTACGGGGCCGTCGGTGGAGAGGTCGATGAGCAGCCTGTTGTTCACCCACAGGCGCACGCGGTCGTCGGACTGCGTATAGAAGGTGTACGTCTGCGAGTACTGCGGCGTCACCTGGCCCGTCCAGCGCACGCTGAACGTGTCGGCGGCGATGGGCGCCATCGGCGCGCCGCGGTCCCAGTCGAAGTTGACGGCAGCATCGAGCCGCGACGCGGACGTGCCGGTGAAGTCAGGATTGTTGTAG
This region of Tepidisphaeraceae bacterium genomic DNA includes:
- the dnaE gene encoding DNA polymerase III subunit alpha, which produces MSSKFCHLHVHTHYSLLDGACKTSKLAKRAKELGMDSLAITDHGNMFGVIEFYNDCRKEGIKPIIGMEAYIAPGARDDRSGNAGETAYHLLLLAENFEGYKNLIRLSSRAYREGFYYKPRIDKEILKEHSRGLIGTSACLGGEVASALLKRRDWKFAKEAAETYAKIFAPDRFFIEVQKHIKEQDQVNPELVEVANKLGVGLVGTNDVHFLKKEDHHAHDVLCCISMGRLLNDENRLKYPTELYLKSADEMQAAIGQFPGAMDNTVRIAQMCNVELDFTKQYAPVYKVPTEKLRNRGMGVSPMHVAGAEGVVLADPTDQAAATNGISLPADPHGRDAHATAMQDGIDGALATPTKSDDELYLRQLCEDGLLWRYGTTDVSQAVRDRLEKELTVIISKNFCSYFLIVWDFCNYARDNGIPVGARGSGVGTMVGYLLGLCNVDPLTYGLLFERFMDPSRKEMPDIDIDICQDGRGRVIDYVRNKYGHVAQIITFGTLAAKAACKDVGRVMGVPLADIDKLTKLIPGTPGMTLEKAIKDVPELRELVNSNPVINQVMDLAKQLEGLCRNAGMHAAGVIIADMPLDELVPLYKDSDDNILTQFEGPIAEKCGLLKMDFLGLRTLSVITRAVKLAKENGRLPDDFDIEKIDITDRKVLDLFCRGETRGVFQFESGGMQDLLMKMAPDRLEDLIAANALYRPGPMELIPSYCNRKHGREPVPNVHPIMDKLLSETYGIMVYQEQVMQIFNELGGIELSAAYKLIKAISKKMTDVIAKFKPEFLKGCIAKGITKEQAEQIFEHILKFGGYGFNKSHSTRYAVVAFQTAYLKTYHPVEYMAALLTYEIGSTEKMVEYIEECRRMTLADGTKGIKVLPPDVNVSAMDFTPVYVEKEGPKGKKLPKTAATGKPPTEGVIRFGMAAVRGVGAKAVEAIVANRKEKGPFSGLYDFCDRVDARTVQRGTVEALVKCGAFGSLRGNRAQLLAALEPAYEAGAGAQADRRNGQMAMFGAPAASAGQSANALGDALPDIEDLQSADLLKFEKELLGFYITSHPLTEHQTALERYSTASTKEAMNLPEGTEVMIGGMINRVKKVVTKNGRSAGMPMAMITLEDMDGQIDGTMFAETFAEIIRVYPDAVSAEAIVFVKGKVDRKRETPSLMINEVTPVKDAIGKLTTDIGLKIDPVKHAPDTLAQLKPILAAHKGPMKVYLQVPTAKGRVVVWLKELAVRPSKNLKDDLDRLLGAENVLFNGAGARRMKRLQQQQMFKEEAATESSAMSQDLPDADDLAIAEADADMLEEAAA